The DNA segment TTGTCACTTTTTGCAGCGCTTTATAGGCGCCGGACAGATCCCCCTGCTTGGATATCAACGCAAATTCCGACGCGGACTGATGCATGGACCAGCTCAGGTTACGCATTTCCAAGGGCATAAAACGACCCGGGCCCATTCCCCTGACACGATGCTTGCCCATCGAGCTGCGTCCCAAACGCATCTCCATCAGTTCGGCAGCGGCATCCAGATTATTGTCGCCCATATAGCCGAGCACTTCGTTGATAACCGCCAGATGATCGAGCATATCCTTGCGCATCATCTCGCGAGCCTCTTCCGGCATGGTCACCAGCTGGCGGGGATCCGTACTGTTTGCTGTTTCGACCGTATCCTGAGGCAGAGCTTGCCCTGGTACCACCTCGGCAACCCCCAGTTGAGCCACCAATAGACACGCCACAGCGCATAATCTCCAGCACATACAAACCTCCTTGCAAGCAGTGCACAGTGGATTCGTTGCCATCATAAAACAATTATCAGCCCTTAAACCTGGCCCAGGTTCCCTTTTGGCTTGCCAAATTAGCCTACTCCCAAATAAGGCCAGTTTCCTTGTTCTCCAACAATAGAGTTAAGAGCTTAGCTGTGCCGCCTTTCCTGCTGTAGGGAAAGGACTAATCGCTCTCTCGCTGCTGTCGCCTTCTGCGCGCAAGCATATTCAACCCTTCGACCAACGCCGAAAAACTCATCGCCGCGTAGATATATCCCTTGGGCACATGAACGCCAAAGCCTTCGGCAATCAGAGTGGTACCAATCAACAACAAAAACCCCAGCGCCAGCATAATAATCGTGGGGTTACGGTTGATAAAATGGGCCAGCGGATCCGCCGCCAGCAGCATCACGGTGACAGCAACCACTACGGCTATTACCATCACTGGCAAGTGCGGCGTCATGCCCACTGCCGTTACAATACTATCGATGGAAAACACCAGATCGAGTACCAGTATCTGGCCAATAACTGCAGCATAGCTCGAGGTGGTGGCGAGGCTGCCACCCGCTTCCAGATCCGGGTCCGGATCGACGTTGTGATGGATTTCTCGTGTCGCTTTCCAGACCAGAAACAGGCCGCCCGCAATCAGAATCAGATCACGCCAGGAAAAGCTATGGTCGAACAACCAGAGCACCGGTTCGACCAGCTGAACGATAAACGCAATCGTGCCGAGCAAACCCAGGCGCAGGATTAACGCCAGGCTGATACCAATGCGTCGCGCCCGCACTGCTTGTTCCGGCGGTAGCTTATTCGTCACCAGAGAGATAAATACCAGGTTATCGATACCCAG comes from the Aestuariirhabdus haliotis genome and includes:
- a CDS encoding TerC family protein → MDYLISLATDPAIWVALITLIAMEVVLGIDNLVFISLVTNKLPPEQAVRARRIGISLALILRLGLLGTIAFIVQLVEPVLWLFDHSFSWRDLILIAGGLFLVWKATREIHHNVDPDPDLEAGGSLATTSSYAAVIGQILVLDLVFSIDSIVTAVGMTPHLPVMVIAVVVAVTVMLLAADPLAHFINRNPTIIMLALGFLLLIGTTLIAEGFGVHVPKGYIYAAMSFSALVEGLNMLARRRRQQRESD